Proteins encoded by one window of Culicoides brevitarsis isolate CSIRO-B50_1 chromosome 2, AGI_CSIRO_Cbre_v1, whole genome shotgun sequence:
- the LOC134830689 gene encoding 5'-deoxynucleotidase HDDC2, which translates to MNLVARSSRTVFSVIESRAFFRSLVKNQYFGRKMSSASSTDNKYKDYVKFLELVGGLKHIKRTGWVLRDVKDCESISGHMYRMSVMTFLLEKNPENENLDRVKCMEMALVHDLAEAVVGDITPYCGISREEKQQRELEAMKDIAKLTNSGSDKLMELFHEYEKGETPEAKFVKDLDRLDLIMQAFEYEKRDENPERLQEFFDSTEGKFQHPFVKKIVSEIYAQRLEHQAKLKNQSQQSS; encoded by the exons ATGAATTTGGTTGCCCGCAGTAGTAGAACAGTGTTTTCCGTGATTGAATCAAGAGCGTTCTTCAGAAGTTtggttaaaaatcaatattttggtCGAAAAATGAGTTCTGCGAGCAGCACAGACAACAAATACAAGGATTACGTGAAGTTTTTGGAGTTGGTTGGCGgattaaag CATATCAAACGCACAGGATGGGTGCTGCGCGATGTGAAAGACTGTGAATCGATATCCGGGCACATGTATCGCATGAGTGTTATGACGTTCCTTTTGGAGAAAAATCCCGAAAACGAGAATTTGGATCGTGTCAAGTGCATGGAAATGGCTCTCGTGCACGATTTGGCGGAAGCTGTTGTCGGCGACATCACGCCATATTGCGGCATTTCGCGCGAAGAGAAGCAACAACGCGAATTGGAAGCGATGAAAGACATTGCGAAACTCACAAACTCCGGCAGTGACAAACTCATGGAACTTTTTCACGAATACGAGAAGGGAGAGACGCCGGAAGCAAAGTTCGTGAAGGATTTGGATCGTTTGGATTTGATAATGCAAGCGTTTGAGTACGAAAAACGTGACGAAAATCCCGAAAGACTGCAAGAATTCTTCGACAGCACGGAAGGGAAATTCCAACATCCGTTCGTGAAGAAGATAGTTAGTGAAATTTACGCACAACGACTCGAGCATCAAGCAAAGTTGAAGAATCAATCGCAACAAAGTAGTTGA
- the LOC134832524 gene encoding gastric triacylglycerol lipase-like yields MASKYVGDNMGVRTLEHYNQFFRFQRFARFDYGERENLIKYKQKCPPKYDVTTIDIPISIASLTSDIVATPKDCRSLKKKVKNSRIRFFVGNHWDLWASPATTNKIVDDYEEFIDSEDFIIAAGYPVETHHITTQDGYILTLHRIPSTNFSSSPVLLVHPMTTSGIIWVLPLTRKAKPIAFGLSDLQHDVWILHFRGTKESLRHRFLKASNIDFWNYTAHELAIFDIRNSVDYILEKTKKEKINYLGISQGSSSLMMLLATKPEYNGKISAAYLVSPIFESNFIPFSVQMIYGSDFSDLLIFMSDTERKNFADFGNRNMLERMKFVAGSDFLIDLMLKGASLVVGNFNPNVNYSSIFKNFNVIGDKVGLGTVKHYSQILRHHRFARFDYGEDENRRVYDQNWPPTYDVTKIKVPTTIVSLKSDIIANPEDCQALKMQIKKSRIVDFEGNHVDFWSLPQTINGITGDFEEFVSKNR; encoded by the exons ATGGCATCAAAGTACGTTGGCGATAATATGGGAGTTCGTACCCTTGAGCATTACAATCAATTTTTCCGTTTTCAAAGATTTGCAAGATTCGACTATGGAGAACGTGAAAACTTGATAAAATATAAGCAGAAATGTCCTCCAAAGTACGACGTGACAACCATTGACATTCCCATATCGATTGCTTCGTTGACATCTGACATTGTCGCAACTCCCAAAGATTGTCGATCtctcaagaaaaaagttaaaaattcaagaattcgTTTCTTCGTCGGCAATCATTGGGACTTATGGGCCTCGCCTGCAACAACGAACAAAATTGTCGACGATTATGAAGAATTTATCGATTCa gaAGATTTCATCATCGCAGCAGGATATCCTGTTGAAACTCATCATATAACAACACAAGATGGATACATTTTAACACTTCATCGCATCCCatcgacaaatttttcatcatctccTGTTTTACTCGTTCATCCAATGACAACTTCGGGCATAATTTGGGTCCTTCCATTGACACGAAAAGCAAAACCAATTGCTTTTGGCTTATCAGATCTCCAACATGACGTCTGGATTTTACATTTTCGCGGAACAAAGGAGTCTCTTCGTCATCGTTTCCTCAAAGCATCGAATATTGACTTTTGGAATTATACAGCACACGAACtcgcaatttttgacattcgTAACTCTGTGGATTACATTCTCGAGaagacaaaaaaggaaaaaattaattatttgggAATTTCTCAAGGATCGAGCTCTTTAATGATGCTTCTCGCGACAAAACCGGAGTACAATGGCAAAATATCAGCAGCTTATTTGGTGTCTCCGATCTTTGAAAGCAATTTTATCCCATTTTCGGTTCAAATGATCTACGGTTCTGACTTTTCggatttgttaattttcatgtCAGACACTGAAAGAAAGAATTTTGCGGATTTTGGCAATAGAAATATGCTTGAAAGGATGAAGTTTGTAGCTGGAAGTGATTTTCTCATCGATTTGATGTTGAAAGGAGCTTCTCTTGTCGTTggaaattttaatccaaatgttaattat tcctcaattttcaaaaatttcaacgtaATTGGAGACAAAGTAGGACTTGGAACCGTCAAACATTACAGCCAAATATTACGACATCATAGATTTGCAAGATTTGACTACGGCGAAGATGAAAATCGACGAGTTTATGATCAAAACTGGCCTCCAACGTATgatgtgacaaaaataaaagtcccAACGACAATTGTTTCGCTCAAATCTGATATAATTGCGAATCCCGAAGATTGTCAGGCGCTCAAAATGCAAATCAAAAAGTCGAGAATTGTAGATTTTGAAGGAAATCATGTCGATTTTTGGTCGTTGCCACAAACGATTAACGGAATTACGGGGGATTTCGAAGAATTTGTTTCGAAAAACCGTTAA
- the LOC134832525 gene encoding lipase 3-like encodes MNKAVGYIFAIIFSIILIECRAKDALTENFIIAAGFPVETHHVTTEDGYILTLHRIPSTNRSSTPVLLAHPLSSSGLIWVLSLVPKLKPIAFSLSNKGHDVWILHHRGTTESFRHQTLKPSNQSFWNFTLHELGVFDIANSVDYIRHETGKNQINCIGMSQGSTTLLMLLASRQEFNRKISTVYLIAPVFECKYIPMSVKFIYGSDLMDFLLKIFDPDGKSYVALGDMNFTENVSLIASHEILMKILLESVSLGIGRFDQDLDYVRI; translated from the exons ATGAACAAAGCAGTTGGATACATTTTtgcgataattttttcaattattcttATTGAATGTCGAGCGAAAGACGCTttaaca gAGAATTTCATCATTGCAGCTGGATTTCCTGTAGAAACTCATCACGTTACAACCGAAGATGGATATATCTTGACACTTCATCGCATTCCTTCAACAAATCGATCATCAACTCCTGTACTACTTGCTCATCCATTGTCGTCTTCAGGCTTGATATGGGTCCTTTCTTTAGTTCCCAAACTAAAACCCATCGCTTTTTCGCTGTCAAACAAAGGACATGATGTCTGGATTTTACATCATCGCGGAACAACAGAGTCTTTTCGACATCAAACTTTAAAACCCTCGAATCAAtctttttggaattttacGTTACACGAGCTCGGAGTGTTTGATATCGCCAATTCTGTGGATTATATTCGACACGAAacaggaaaaaatcaaataaattgtatTGGAATGTCACAAGGATCGACAACGTTACTCATGTTACTCGCTTCAAGGCAGGAATTCAATCGAAAAATATCGACAGTGTATTTGATAGCTCCTGTTTTCGAATGTAAATATATTCCGATGTCGGTCAAATTCATTTATGGATCggatttgatggattttttgttgaaaattttcgatccTGATGGAAAAAGTTACGTCGCATTGGGAGATATGAACTTTACAGAAAATGTCAGTTTGATAGCTTCTCacgaaattttgatgaaaatactTTTGGAAAGTGTTTCTTTAGGAATTGGAAGATTTGATCAGGATTTGGATTatgtaagaatttaa
- the LOC134832527 gene encoding lipase 1-like encodes MKLQVQTITIFLCFCIGFQVRAESATEDFIKKAGHAVEKHEVTTEDGYIITLHRIKSPLRAPVLLVHPMGTSGVIWVVPFQPNAKPIAISIFESSYDIWILHHRGTKESLGHLTIDPSVHYYWNFTLHELALFDVRNSIDYIFEKTERPLNYVGVSQGASLLMMLLATKPEYNRKIFGAYLIAPFYECNVSPSIQTGYSKFLKKIQENFLNPLTYNIVWDIGNPYLYQEMEPILKSKSEVDRFMQETALLVGKFNPDLDYTSILNLTLNVIGDCVGMNTVKHLNQIIQSHKFARFDYGEEENKRIYGQKTPPEYDLSPIKIATAICAFESDVLSNMKDCEKLSTKFPKSRYVHFAGNQLDFWATQKSVDAILHDFDLFEQNLIVLQYSASVYTSFKMKSK; translated from the exons ATGAAGCTTCAAGTTCAAACcatcacaatttttctttgtttttgcaTCGGATTTCAAGTTAGAGCTGAAAGTGCAACA gaagattttatcaaaaaagcaGGTCATGCCGTCGAAAAACATGAAGTAACAACGGAAGATGGATACATCATAACTCTACATCGCATAAAATCCCCTTTAAGAGCTCCTGTCTTGCTTGTTCATCCGATGGGAACGTCAGGCGTTATTTGGGTTGTTCCATTTCAACCAAATGCAAAACCAATCGCCATCAGTATTTTCGAAAGCAGTTACGATATTTGGATTTTGCATCATCGTGGCACGAAAGAATCTCTCGGGCATCTTACAATTGATCCATCGGTTCATTATTATTGGAATTTTACTTTGCACGAACTTGCTCTTTTTGACGTGCGAAACTCCATCGACTACATTTTCGAGAAAACAGAAAGACCATTGAATTACGTGGGAGTTTCGCAAGGAGCGAGTCTTTTGATGATGTTGCTCGCAACAAAACCGGAATACAATCGAAAAATATTCGGGGCTTATTTAATTGCGCCGTTTTACGAATGTAACGTTTCGCCTTCAATTCAAACTGgatattcgaaatttttgaagaaaattcaggaaaattttcttaatccGTTGACTTATAATATTGTTTGGGATATTGGAAATCCGTATTTGTATCAAGAAATGGAAccaattttaaaaagcaaaagtgAAGTTGATCGTTTCATGCAAGAAACAGCTTTACTTGTTGGAAAATTCAATCCCGACTTGGAttat ACATCCATTTTGAACTTGACATTAAACGTTATTGGAGATTGCGTGGGAATGAATACCGTCAAGCACTTGAACCAAATTATCCAATCGCATAAATTTGCGAGATTTGACTATGGCGAAGAGGAAAACAAACGAATTTATGGTCAAAAGACGCCTCCAGAGTATGATTTGTCGCCAATTAAAATTGCAACAGCAATTTGCGCCTTTGAATCTGATGTTCTTTCAAATATGAAGGATTGTGAAAAGTTATCGACGAAATTTCCAAAATCGAGATACGTTCATTTTGCGGGAAATCAGTTGGATTTTTGggcaacacaaaaaagtgtCGATGCGATTCTTCAtgattttgatttgtttgagCAGAATTTGATTGTGCTTCAATATTCAGCGAGTGTTTACACTAGTTTCAAAATGAAGtcaaaatga